The Candidatus Anoxymicrobium japonicum genome segment CTCGAAAACCTCGACGTCCAACCAGCCCGCGGACTCGAGCTCTTCGGCAACCACGTCGGCGTGGCTTTCGTCCACCTCGAGGGCGAGCCATCCGCCCGCGACCAAGCGCGGCGGCGCTCCGTCGATTATCCGTCTTATGACGTCCAGCCCGTCGGGGCCCGCGAAGAGCGCCTGCTCCGGCTCGAAGTCGCGAACTTCCACCGGCAGCGAATCGCGCATGGCCACCGGAATATAGGGCGGGTTGGAAAGGATAAGATCAAATGGCGCCACGCCATCGAGCGGCTCGAAGAGGTCGCCCACGCGGACGTCAACCCTGCCCTCGACGTCCGCTTTAGAGGCGTTGCGCGCGCACAGGGCGGTCGCGGCCTCGTCGCAATCGACAGCCACAAGAACGGCCCGTGGGCGCTCCACCGCGATGCTTACGGCGATGTTGCCGCAGCCCGTGCCAAGATCCAGTACGCGACACGCGGCCTCGGGTTCTTCGAGAACCTCGAGCGCCTTTTTGACCAGCACTTCCGTCTCCGGCCTCGGGATGAACACGCCGGGCGCGACCTCGAGCGTCACTCCACGAAAACCAGCTTCACCCGTGATGTACTGTAGAGGACAACCACCCGCGCGACGTGCCAGCGCCTCACGATAAGCGTTCGCTTCAGCCTCCGCGAGCGGCCTGTCGAAGTTTGTGTAGATGTCCAACCGTGAGATGCCGAGCAGGTTGGCCAGCAACAGCTCACTGTTCAGACGCGATGACGCCACACCGTGCCGCATCAGATACTCGGACGCCTTTGCGAGATACTCGACGAGATTCACGAGCCGGCGCCCTTGAGAGCCTTCGCCTTCTCATCTCCCATGAGCGCGTCGGTGATGTCGTCGAGGTCGCCCTCCAGGACGGCCTGGAGCTTGTGAACAGTCAGCCCTATCCTGTGGTCGGTGACACGGCCCTGGGGAAAATTGTATGTGCGTATCTTCTCGCTGCGCTCTCCCGTGCCCACCTGGTTGCGCCGCTGTTCGGCCTCCTCCTGCTGCTGCTTATGCCTGATGGCATCAAGCAACCTTGCCTTGAGGATGCGCAACGCCTTCTCCTTGTTCTGCAGTTGAGACTTCTCGTCCTGACAGGAGACGACCAGTCCGGTAGGCTTGTGTGTGATGCGCACGGCCGAGTCGGTCGTGTTCACCGACTGCCCGCCCGGACCCGACGAGCGAAACACGTCTACCTTGAGATCGGACGCCTCCACGGTGACGTCTTCAGCCTCGGCCTCGGGGAGTATCGCGACAGTGGCCGTCGACGTGTGGATGCGCCCACTCGACTCAGTCGCGGGCACGCGTTGCACACGGTGAACCCCCGACTCAAACTTCATGCGCGGCCAGACCTCCTTGCCCTCAAGCGAGAAGATGACCTCCTTGAAGCCACCCATGTCGGACGGGCTCGCGGAAAGCTTCTCGAGCTTCCACCGATGATTCTCCGCGCAGTGCGAGTACATGCGGAACAGGTCACCGGCAAAGAGCGCGGCCTCATCGCCGCCGGTTCCGGCTCGTATCTCGGCTATGATGTTTCTGCCGGCCATCTCGTCACGCGGCAGAAGCAATTCCTTGATCTCTTCACACAAGTCAGATTTCGCGGAAGCAAGCGTGTCGATCTCCGAACGGAGGAACTCAGCCATCTCGGCGTTCGTCTCATCGAGAAGCATCTCTTGCGCATCGGTGAGCTGACGCTCGAGCTCGAGGTAGCGATCATGGGCGGCGACCACATCTTTGAGACACGAACGCTCACGCGCGAGCTCGCGGTACTCCTTCTGGTCGGCCATCGCTTCAGGGTCGGCCATCTTGCGGTCAATCTCGTCGAATCTCTGTTTCAAAAGTTCAAGTCTCTCAAACATGCCATCAGACTTTCACGGCCACGGCAACGTCAGGGGCGCTGCCGATCGCCGCTTCGAGCGCCAAAATCGCGACCTCGAGCTGCGCCTCGTCCGGCTCGCGGGTCGTGAGCTTCTGGAGGAGCAGGCCGGGCGCCATCAACACCTTCGTTGCGCGAGAATCCTCGCGCTTTCCGGCGAACTTGATTATTTCATAGGAGAATCCGGCCACAAACGGGATCACCACCAGCCGCTCGAGCACGCGGAGCGCGAGCGCCGGCCTCCCCATGAGCGAAAACGCGAGTATGCTGACCACAAAGACAATGAGCACAAAAGCTGTTCCGCATCGCACGTGGGCCCTCGAAAACTTCGCGGCCGACTCAACTGTCATCGGCGCGCCGGACTCGTACGCGTGCACGGCCTTGTGCTCCGCCCCGTGATACATGAAAACCCGCCTTATGTCAGGGATCAAAGACATCGCCGCCAGATACAGGACGAATATCGTGATCCTGATGCCACCCTCAATCAGGTTGTAAACCACCGTGTTGTCGATGACGCCGTCGAACTGATGCGCGAGCGCCGCCGGGAGAACGACGAACAAACCAAAGAACAGGCCAAACGCTATGACCAGCGCGATCGCGATCTGCGGCGTGGAGACAGGCGCGGCGCGTTCGCCCTTTATCTTTCCGTCACAAGATTCTCGAACCACGGGTTCGTCTGCTTCACTCTCAACAACGTCTTCAAGCGATATGCCACCGCTGATGGACAACGCCTTGACACCAATAATGAGTGAATCCGCGAGCGCGAACATTCCCCTGATTGGAAACCTGTTCCATCGCGGATGCTTCCGGGCGAGGGTCAGAACCGGGTTGACATCGACAAAAATCTCACCGCAGGGACGCCGCGCCGCAAGCGCCCACCTGTCGGCGCCCCGCATGACGACACCCTCGATGACCGCCTGTCCACCGATCTGGAGTTCTTCGCGAGATCGCTCTTGATCGCTCACCAGAGGCCTTCTGTGCGCCTCAAACGCCAGGGGACTTCTCGCCCTTGCTTTCCTTGATGTTCATGTGAGACTGAAACCGCTTTTGGAAACGTTCTACGCGCCCGCCGGAATCCACGAACTTCTGCTTGCCGGTGTAGAAAGGATGGCACTTCGAGCAGATCTCGACACGCAGTTCCTCACTTGTGGAACGCGTATCAAACGATTCGCCGCAAGAGCAGGTGACTTTCGTCTCCATGTATGGCGGATGTATGTCTTTCTTCAAAGTGATCTCCAGTTCGCGTATTCGGAATTGCTCAAGAATCATAGCACAGCTAACTTGACCACTCCAGTTGACCCATTCCGCGTCTGTTACCGCGGCTCCTTCACCTGCGACAGGAACTGCTCGTTGCCATTGGTCTGCCTAATGCCATCGATCAATATCCCAATAGCGGCACTGGGATCGAGCGAGTGCAAAACCCTGCGCAGCTTCCACACGTTGGCGGCCTCCGCCGGATCCATGATCAGCTCCTCTTTGCGTGTGCCCGACTTCTCGATGTCAATTGCAGGGAAGATACGCTTGTCGGCGAGCTTGCGATCCAGATGAAGCTCCATATTGCCGGTGCCCTTGAACTCCTCGAATATAACCTCGTCCATGCGGCTGCCTGTGTCCACAAGAGCCGTCGCGATGATGGTCAAGCTACCGCCGAACTCGATGTTGCGCGCCGCGCCGAAGAATCTCTTTGGCGGGAACAAAGCGGTCGAGTCGACGCCGCCCGACAGGACGCGCCCGCTTGCCGGTGAGCTCAAGTTGTAAGCCCTGGCCAGCCTCGTGACGCTGTCCAAAAGTATCACGACGTCACGCTGGTGCTCCACGAGCCTCTTGGCCCGCTCCAGCACCAGCTCGGAAACCGCGATGTGATTATCTGAAGGCTGATCGAAAGTCGAGGAAACGACCTCTCCCGTGACCGATCGCTCCATGTCCGTAACCTCTTCCGGTCGCTCATCGACCAGCAGAACCATCAGAAAGACCTCGGGATTGTTTTCGGTGATGCTGTTCGCGATCTGCTTGAGAACGGTTGTTTTGCCCGCCTTGGGCGGCGATACTATAAGGCCTCTCTGTCCCTTGCCGATAGGCGCTATGAGATCGATGATCCGCGACGTCGTGTTGCGCGCGCGTGTTTCCAACCTGAGACGATCCTGCGGGTACAATGGCGTCAACGATTCGAACTGGCGGCGTTTCTGGGCGACGTCGGGGGCGTCCCCGTTGACAGACTCGATGCGCAGGAGAGCGTTGTACTTCTCCGAGTCCTTTGGCGGCCTTATCTGCCCACGGACTTCGTCGCCTCGCTTGAGGCGGAACCGGCGGATCTGAGACATCGACGCATAGATATCCTTCTCCGAGGGAAGGTACCCGGAAGCGCGAAGGAACCCGTACCCGTCCGAGAGGATATCGAGGATGCCCGAGCTTATGCCATCCTCCTCTTCCTCGACAGCCGCCTTGACGGGGGGAAGTGGAACGTGTTCTTTTGTAATCGGGTCTATCGGCCCGGGCGCGGCGCCGTTACCGCCGGTCGCCTCTTTTAAAATGGCGTCAATGAGATCTTTCTTTCGCAGTTTTTTGACGCCTTCGAGCTCGATAGCCGCTCCAATCTCCTGGAGCTCGGCCAGAAGCTTGCTTTCCAGCACACTTCGATCAATAACTTCCATTTCCGTTCGTACCTCCTTGAAGCACGCGCCTCTACAACGGTGCAACGTTTCCTTTCTCTCTTACAGATCCTTGATTTTTTCCCAATCCGCCAGGAACTTCTCGATACCGATATCGGTCAACGGGTGGCAAGCCATCTTCTTGAAGGTGTCGTACGGTATCGTCGCGATGTGGGCGCCCGCGAGCGCCGAATCTATGACGTGCCGCGGGTGCCGCAACGATGCCGATATCACCTCGGTCGCCACTCCGTAATTCTCATAAATCTTCATTATCTCGGAAAGCGTCTCCATGCCGTCGTTGCCCGCGTCGTCGAGCCTTCCGAGAAACGGGCTCACAAAAGACGCGCCCGCCGCGGCCGCGAGCAACGCCTGGTTCGCGGAAAAGATGAGCGTGCAGTTCGTCTTGATGTCCTCGGCCGACAACGCCTTTATCGCCTTCAAGCCCTCCAGGCACATCGGTATCTTCACGTTGACGTTGTCCGCGATGGCCGCGAGTTCGCGCGCCTCCACGATCATCCCCGCCGTCTCCATCGAAACCGCCTCGGCGCTTACCGGCCCGGCCACGATAGACGTGATCTCCGCGACGCATTCGCGGTAATTGCGGTTCTCTCTGGACGCGAGACTCGGGTTTGTCGTTACCCCGTCCAGAACTCCCCAGTCGTTGATCTCGCGAATGTGCTCAACATTCGCGGTGTCAATAAACAGCTTCAAATTTCCTCCTTCCAGCAAGCCGAAGAGTGTCTTTTTAGTTTTTAGAATCTTTGGAACTGGCAAGAACAAACAGCCTCGACGACCTCAAACTCGGGATTTGAAATAGCGTGACCGCGAAGCTTCGCAACGTAACCAGAATTAAACTTATTGTACCTGTATGTATCCTGTCAAGGCAACTTAACTTTGGGAGCAGGTCTTTTTTTTAAAGTTTAAGAGGGGTCAGGCACCGTCTACCTTTCCGTCTACCGGCACCGTCTACCGCTAAAGCGGTAGACGTTGCCTGACCCCAAAGTTAAGTCCACGTTTTACCACGGTGAAGGATCGAGGAGCTTTCCCATCAGCCGCCAACCCTGCTCAAAACGCGGGCCGCGCTTTGCGGCCTCGGCTTCATTGAAACCGGGGGCGCCCGAAGCTGAAATACCCGCGCCGCAGATGGCAAAGGGAACGGGTGAGCTGTCGTGCGTGCGCGTCTTGATAAGCGTAGGGTGGTCGGGCGCGACCATGAGCCGGTATGGGGCGCCCCGCGAAGCCAGGTGCTCGAGCACCGGCGCCACCACGCTCTCGTCAAAGCTTTCCAGCGCCTTGACTTTCTCGTGGGCGTCTCCTAAGTGTGACGCTTCGTCAGGCGCCTCGACGTGCGTGAAGACAAAGTCACCGCGCTCGAGTGCGTCAATCGCGGCGCGGCCTTTAGCCGCGTAGTCGGTGTCCAGAAAACCCGTGGCGCCCTCTACGTCGATTATGGTGAGCCCCGCGAGACGGCCTATGCCGCAAACTATATCCACCGCGCTTATGACCGCTCCAGTCACGCCGTACAGCGCCTCGAAAGACTCGAGCGCCGTTTTGCCTCCCTGGCCCCACAACCAGATCATGTCGGCGGAGATATCCCGCAGTTGAGCGAGAACGTCGCGCGATTTTTCCATCAACTCGATGACGCGCCAGGCGCGCGCGCCTCGAGGCATGTGAAGCGCCAGCGGCGCCTCTGTAATATCGTGCGGCGGTGTGCACTCTACGCTACCGTAGTCGCCTTTCACAAGCATGATATTTCGATATGACTTGCCCTGATAGAAACACGTCTCTTCGTCGTTCAGCGCCTTCAGCGCCTCGATAGCCCGCTCCGAAGCGGCCTGGCTGATGTGGCCGCAGCTGTAGTCGAGCATGCGCTCGCCATCTGTCTTTACCAGATTGCAACGGAAGGCGGTCCACCCTTTTGGAATATCTATGCCCAGGTTCGCGGCCTCGATGGGCGCGCGACCACTGTAGTTTGCTGTCGGATCGTAGCCCATGAGAGAGAG includes the following:
- the prmC gene encoding peptide chain release factor N(5)-glutamine methyltransferase; its protein translation is MNLVEYLAKASEYLMRHGVASSRLNSELLLANLLGISRLDIYTNFDRPLAEAEANAYREALARRAGGCPLQYITGEAGFRGVTLEVAPGVFIPRPETEVLVKKALEVLEEPEAACRVLDLGTGCGNIAVSIAVERPRAVLVAVDCDEAATALCARNASKADVEGRVDVRVGDLFEPLDGVAPFDLILSNPPYIPVAMRDSLPVEVRDFEPEQALFAGPDGLDVIRRIIDGAPPRLVAGGWLALEVDESHADVVAEELESAGWLDVEVFEDLALRPRIARARRG
- a CDS encoding peptide chain release factor 1, with product MFERLELLKQRFDEIDRKMADPEAMADQKEYRELARERSCLKDVVAAHDRYLELERQLTDAQEMLLDETNAEMAEFLRSEIDTLASAKSDLCEEIKELLLPRDEMAGRNIIAEIRAGTGGDEAALFAGDLFRMYSHCAENHRWKLEKLSASPSDMGGFKEVIFSLEGKEVWPRMKFESGVHRVQRVPATESSGRIHTSTATVAILPEAEAEDVTVEASDLKVDVFRSSGPGGQSVNTTDSAVRITHKPTGLVVSCQDEKSQLQNKEKALRILKARLLDAIRHKQQQEEAEQRRNQVGTGERSEKIRTYNFPQGRVTDHRIGLTVHKLQAVLEGDLDDITDALMGDEKAKALKGAGS
- a CDS encoding DUF1385 domain-containing protein encodes the protein MRGADRWALAARRPCGEIFVDVNPVLTLARKHPRWNRFPIRGMFALADSLIIGVKALSISGGISLEDVVESEADEPVVRESCDGKIKGERAAPVSTPQIAIALVIAFGLFFGLFVVLPAALAHQFDGVIDNTVVYNLIEGGIRITIFVLYLAAMSLIPDIRRVFMYHGAEHKAVHAYESGAPMTVESAAKFSRAHVRCGTAFVLIVFVVSILAFSLMGRPALALRVLERLVVIPFVAGFSYEIIKFAGKREDSRATKVLMAPGLLLQKLTTREPDEAQLEVAILALEAAIGSAPDVAVAVKV
- the rpmE gene encoding 50S ribosomal protein L31, with the protein product MKKDIHPPYMETKVTCSCGESFDTRSTSEELRVEICSKCHPFYTGKQKFVDSGGRVERFQKRFQSHMNIKESKGEKSPGV
- a CDS encoding transcription termination factor Rho, with translation MEVIDRSVLESKLLAELQEIGAAIELEGVKKLRKKDLIDAILKEATGGNGAAPGPIDPITKEHVPLPPVKAAVEEEEDGISSGILDILSDGYGFLRASGYLPSEKDIYASMSQIRRFRLKRGDEVRGQIRPPKDSEKYNALLRIESVNGDAPDVAQKRRQFESLTPLYPQDRLRLETRARNTTSRIIDLIAPIGKGQRGLIVSPPKAGKTTVLKQIANSITENNPEVFLMVLLVDERPEEVTDMERSVTGEVVSSTFDQPSDNHIAVSELVLERAKRLVEHQRDVVILLDSVTRLARAYNLSSPASGRVLSGGVDSTALFPPKRFFGAARNIEFGGSLTIIATALVDTGSRMDEVIFEEFKGTGNMELHLDRKLADKRIFPAIDIEKSGTRKEELIMDPAEAANVWKLRRVLHSLDPSAAIGILIDGIRQTNGNEQFLSQVKEPR
- the fsa gene encoding fructose-6-phosphate aldolase — protein: MKLFIDTANVEHIREINDWGVLDGVTTNPSLASRENRNYRECVAEITSIVAGPVSAEAVSMETAGMIVEARELAAIADNVNVKIPMCLEGLKAIKALSAEDIKTNCTLIFSANQALLAAAAGASFVSPFLGRLDDAGNDGMETLSEIMKIYENYGVATEVISASLRHPRHVIDSALAGAHIATIPYDTFKKMACHPLTDIGIEKFLADWEKIKDL
- a CDS encoding cofactor-independent phosphoglycerate mutase is translated as MPGLKIAVLVPDGAADLSLDVLGGKTPLAAAHIPNMDRIARDGIIGTAATVPPGIPPGSDVANLSLMGYDPTANYSGRAPIEAANLGIDIPKGWTAFRCNLVKTDGERMLDYSCGHISQAASERAIEALKALNDEETCFYQGKSYRNIMLVKGDYGSVECTPPHDITEAPLALHMPRGARAWRVIELMEKSRDVLAQLRDISADMIWLWGQGGKTALESFEALYGVTGAVISAVDIVCGIGRLAGLTIIDVEGATGFLDTDYAAKGRAAIDALERGDFVFTHVEAPDEASHLGDAHEKVKALESFDESVVAPVLEHLASRGAPYRLMVAPDHPTLIKTRTHDSSPVPFAICGAGISASGAPGFNEAEAAKRGPRFEQGWRLMGKLLDPSPW